The Deltaproteobacteria bacterium DNA window TTCAATGTTTTATGGCATCATAATTAGAATGTATTGTGCACCCGACGAGCATAGTCCTCCACATTTCCATGCGTATTATCAGGCTCATAAAGCTATTATTGATATAAACACCTGCGAATTAACAGATGGGAGATTACCCCCGAAAC harbors:
- a CDS encoding DUF4160 domain-containing protein, giving the protein MPTISMFYGIIIRMYCAPDEHSPPHFHAYYQAHKAIIDINTCELTDGRLPPK